A window of the Bradyrhizobium diazoefficiens genome harbors these coding sequences:
- a CDS encoding GNAT family N-acetyltransferase, which yields MYRIRMVDASDDDVADTLDDLHRLTFFDAAAMPQFELGAWWLAYQGDDAVAFAGVVPSTYARNSGYLSRVGVLQRHWGSGLQLRLMRAVEARGRRIGWDSIVSDTTDNSFSANNFIKAGYRLFEPEVPWAWSHTLYWRRSLR from the coding sequence ATGTACAGAATTCGTATGGTCGACGCATCAGATGATGACGTTGCCGATACCTTAGATGATCTGCATCGGCTGACGTTCTTCGATGCCGCGGCCATGCCGCAGTTCGAGCTCGGAGCGTGGTGGCTCGCTTATCAAGGCGATGATGCGGTCGCCTTTGCAGGCGTCGTGCCGTCCACCTATGCGCGCAACAGCGGTTACCTCTCCAGGGTCGGCGTCCTGCAGCGGCACTGGGGCAGCGGACTTCAGCTCCGGCTGATGCGGGCCGTTGAAGCACGAGGGCGGCGCATCGGATGGGACAGTATCGTTTCGGATACAACGGATAACAGTTTCTCTGCGAATAACTTCATCAAGGCGGGTTATCGGCTCTTCGAACCCGAGGTGCCCTGGGCCTGGTCGCACACGCTCTATTGGCGAAGGTCGCTGCGCTGA
- a CDS encoding CaiB/BaiF CoA transferase family protein, protein MSTKPQLPERPSRAAGGPTALDGLLVVDFTRVVAGPACTQTLADFGARVIKIENPDGGDDTRAYEHAEIGGESAAYLSLNRNKSGIALDLAVPEAREIALDLIRKADVVVENFSSGVMKKFGLDYEAVAPLNPRLVYCSISAYGRTGPFASRPGFDPITQAESGFMSLNGFADGPAVRTGPPIVDMATGMSACNAILLALLARDRLGRGQHVEVALFDVAMGMTGFYGMAYLINGENPGRFGNSPSGSPTVGVYEASDGPLYMACANDRLYRRLVIDVMNRPDLIIDAKFATRKARSENKELLRSAIAEVFANDTLENWMAKMKLANIPVGYLRTVEEGFNAPEARERARLSRIPHRTAQWVPNIEPPISMSVTAAIDPAAAPLLGEHTEVVMRETLGYDRGRIAALTEKGAFGLRKATTSD, encoded by the coding sequence ATGTCCACCAAGCCTCAATTGCCGGAACGTCCGTCGCGGGCGGCGGGAGGACCAACCGCACTTGATGGTCTGCTGGTCGTCGATTTCACGCGCGTGGTCGCGGGTCCCGCCTGCACACAGACGCTCGCCGATTTTGGCGCGCGGGTCATCAAGATCGAAAACCCCGATGGTGGCGACGACACGCGCGCTTATGAGCATGCCGAGATTGGCGGGGAAAGCGCGGCCTATCTCAGCCTCAACCGCAACAAAAGCGGAATCGCGCTCGATCTCGCCGTGCCTGAGGCGCGCGAGATTGCGCTCGATCTGATCCGCAAGGCGGACGTGGTCGTGGAAAATTTTTCCAGCGGGGTGATGAAGAAGTTCGGGCTGGACTATGAGGCTGTGGCGCCACTCAACCCGCGACTGGTCTATTGCTCGATCTCGGCTTACGGACGCACCGGGCCATTCGCCTCGCGCCCCGGCTTCGATCCCATCACGCAAGCCGAGAGCGGCTTTATGTCGCTCAACGGGTTTGCCGATGGCCCGGCAGTTCGCACCGGCCCGCCGATCGTCGACATGGCTACGGGGATGTCGGCCTGCAATGCCATCCTGCTGGCGTTATTAGCGCGGGATCGGCTCGGCCGCGGACAGCATGTCGAGGTCGCGCTGTTCGACGTCGCCATGGGGATGACGGGCTTCTATGGCATGGCCTATCTGATCAATGGCGAGAACCCCGGCCGGTTTGGCAACTCGCCGAGCGGGTCTCCGACCGTCGGCGTGTACGAGGCATCCGATGGTCCGCTCTACATGGCCTGCGCCAATGACCGACTGTATCGGCGACTGGTGATCGACGTGATGAACCGTCCGGATCTCATTATCGACGCGAAATTTGCGACGCGGAAAGCGCGGTCCGAGAACAAGGAGCTCCTGCGTAGCGCCATCGCCGAGGTGTTCGCGAACGACACGCTCGAGAACTGGATGGCGAAGATGAAGCTGGCCAATATTCCGGTCGGCTATCTCCGAACCGTCGAAGAGGGATTCAATGCGCCCGAAGCTCGCGAACGCGCACGCCTGAGCCGGATCCCGCATCGCACAGCGCAGTGGGTGCCGAACATCGAGCCGCCGATCAGTATGAGCGTAACGGCAGCAATTGATCCCGCGGCCGCGCCGTTGTTGGGCGAGCATACCGAGGTCGTCATGCGTGAGACGCTTGGTTATGACCGGGGCCGGATTGCGGCCTTGACCGAAAAGGGGGCATTCGGGCTGCGAAAGGCCACGACATCGGACTAA
- a CDS encoding acyl-CoA dehydrogenase family protein — MAPGQEPNMGQSVATDSGERAYAAMIAGARSLLPQLRERAARTEELRHLPPETERDLHDAGLFRMLQPKRVGGAELDYVALIDCAELLGRADASVAWNLANLASHHWMLGMFEQRAQDLVWSRDPDVLIASSFIFPAGRASKVEGGYRLRGSWPFSSGVGSCAWNMLASVVSSDDEADGIEYRIFLLPNADYKILDTWNVAGLRGTGSSDVEVRDAFVPEHMTVAVGDLAGGAAPGSKVNPNPLYALPVFSLFPYVLSGVALGNAQACLDDYAEVARHRISTYNRAKLSDFQSTQIKIAEASAKIDAARLIMRAACIEAMQDARRNRTPDMATKTRYRRDGAFSVNLCTDAVSMLFAASGARGLFTTGVLQRQFRDAHAINSHLAFNFDAAGTNYGRVALGLPSENLTL; from the coding sequence ATGGCGCCTGGTCAAGAGCCGAATATGGGTCAGTCGGTAGCGACAGACTCCGGCGAACGAGCCTATGCGGCGATGATTGCCGGGGCCCGGTCGCTGCTGCCGCAATTGCGGGAACGTGCGGCTCGCACCGAGGAGCTGCGGCACCTGCCGCCGGAGACCGAGCGGGACCTGCATGATGCCGGCCTGTTCCGGATGCTCCAGCCGAAGCGCGTCGGCGGGGCCGAGCTCGACTACGTCGCTTTGATCGATTGCGCCGAGCTGCTCGGGCGAGCCGACGCGTCGGTGGCTTGGAATCTGGCCAATCTGGCAAGCCATCACTGGATGCTCGGCATGTTCGAGCAGCGCGCGCAGGATCTGGTCTGGAGCCGAGACCCGGACGTGCTGATCGCATCGTCCTTCATCTTCCCCGCCGGCCGCGCCAGCAAGGTCGAGGGCGGATACCGGCTGCGCGGAAGCTGGCCGTTCTCGTCGGGCGTCGGCTCCTGTGCATGGAACATGCTCGCAAGCGTCGTGTCCTCCGACGACGAGGCCGACGGCATCGAATACCGCATCTTCCTGTTGCCCAATGCCGACTACAAAATCCTCGATACCTGGAACGTCGCAGGATTGCGCGGCACCGGGTCATCGGATGTCGAAGTCAGGGACGCCTTTGTGCCCGAACATATGACGGTTGCCGTTGGTGACCTTGCGGGAGGCGCAGCGCCCGGAAGCAAGGTGAACCCCAATCCGCTGTACGCGCTGCCGGTGTTCTCGCTGTTTCCCTATGTTCTCTCCGGCGTCGCGCTCGGGAATGCGCAGGCGTGCCTCGACGACTACGCGGAAGTCGCGCGTCACCGCATATCGACGTACAACCGCGCCAAGCTGAGCGATTTCCAGAGCACGCAAATCAAGATCGCTGAGGCTTCCGCCAAGATCGATGCTGCGCGTCTCATCATGCGCGCGGCCTGTATCGAGGCGATGCAGGACGCGCGACGCAACCGCACGCCCGACATGGCAACCAAGACCAGATATCGGCGTGATGGGGCGTTCTCGGTCAATCTGTGCACGGATGCCGTCTCGATGCTGTTCGCGGCGAGCGGGGCGCGTGGCCTGTTCACGACGGGAGTGTTGCAGCGGCAATTCCGCGATGCGCATGCAATCAATTCGCACCTCGCATTCAATTTCGATGCGGCCGGAACCAATTATGGACGTGTGGCGCTTGGACTGCCGTCCGAGAATCTCACCTTGTGA
- a CDS encoding flavin reductase family protein — protein MNDLPKRPAVPDPANELASDSSQIDPRDFRNALGTYGTGVTIITATAADEKPYGITCNSFASVSLNPPLVLWSLGVYSSSLIVFQNASHFTVHVLGTSQQALADKFAKSSDDKFAGVDWTPGLGNTPVLAESVANFQCRSVNRYYGGDHVIFLGAVEAYAYNTTEPLLFARGTYGRFLADDERKKSP, from the coding sequence ATGAATGATTTGCCAAAACGGCCGGCCGTTCCCGATCCAGCCAATGAGCTCGCGAGCGACAGCTCGCAGATTGATCCACGTGATTTTCGCAACGCGCTCGGCACGTATGGAACAGGCGTAACGATCATCACGGCTACGGCCGCTGATGAAAAACCGTATGGCATCACCTGCAACTCGTTTGCGTCGGTCTCCCTGAATCCTCCCCTGGTTCTCTGGAGCCTTGGAGTGTATTCATCGAGTCTGATCGTGTTTCAGAACGCCAGCCATTTCACCGTCCATGTGCTGGGCACTTCGCAGCAGGCGCTTGCAGACAAATTCGCAAAATCGTCCGACGACAAATTCGCCGGCGTGGACTGGACCCCGGGCCTCGGCAACACGCCGGTGCTTGCCGAGAGCGTGGCCAATTTTCAGTGCCGATCCGTCAATCGCTATTATGGCGGCGATCACGTGATCTTTCTCGGCGCGGTCGAGGCCTATGCCTACAACACAACAGAGCCGTTGCTGTTTGCGCGGGGGACGTATGGCCGGTTTCTGGCTGACGACGAGCGCAAGAAGTCGCCCTAG
- a CDS encoding NAD(P)-dependent oxidoreductase, translating to MADASKANPQGVEKLGYLGLGLMGTPMTRRLLKAGHDISIWNRTEGKVTPLVEAGAKRAGTPRDLLANCDIVFMCVTDVAAVDEVIFGPEGLAAAPGAGKLVVDFSSIHPDATRELAARLKSANGTGWIDAPVSGGTKGAEEGTLAIMAGGAADDIERARPYVLAMARRFTHMGPTGAGQTTKLCNQVIVGCAMAVLAEATRLASNAGIDASRLPEALAGGFADSIPLQLFVPRMVQGIHSPPLGHIATMLKDLDTIADVAQATSTPVPMATLAGQIFRLAKAARGADADALEIYKLSATDR from the coding sequence ATGGCTGATGCGAGCAAGGCAAACCCGCAGGGCGTCGAGAAGCTCGGCTATCTCGGCCTCGGACTGATGGGGACGCCGATGACCCGGCGCCTGCTCAAGGCCGGCCATGACATCAGCATCTGGAACCGTACAGAAGGCAAGGTAACTCCGCTCGTCGAGGCCGGCGCCAAGCGCGCAGGCACGCCTCGTGACCTGTTGGCGAACTGCGACATCGTCTTCATGTGCGTGACCGATGTCGCAGCCGTCGACGAGGTGATCTTCGGCCCGGAAGGTCTTGCGGCAGCTCCCGGCGCAGGTAAGCTCGTGGTCGATTTCTCGTCGATCCACCCCGATGCCACGCGCGAGCTGGCAGCGCGATTGAAATCCGCGAACGGCACAGGCTGGATCGATGCGCCGGTGTCCGGTGGTACCAAGGGAGCCGAAGAAGGCACGCTCGCCATCATGGCTGGTGGTGCAGCCGATGATATTGAGAGGGCGCGGCCTTACGTGCTCGCCATGGCGCGCAGGTTCACCCACATGGGTCCGACCGGTGCGGGGCAGACCACAAAACTCTGCAATCAGGTGATCGTCGGATGTGCGATGGCCGTGCTTGCGGAGGCAACGCGCCTTGCCTCGAATGCTGGAATTGATGCAAGCCGGCTGCCCGAGGCACTCGCCGGCGGCTTTGCGGATTCGATTCCGCTTCAGCTCTTCGTGCCGCGGATGGTCCAGGGCATCCACTCACCGCCGCTCGGCCACATTGCGACGATGCTCAAGGACCTCGACACGATCGCCGACGTCGCCCAGGCGACGTCAACGCCGGTGCCGATGGCGACTCTCGCCGGACAGATCTTCAGGCTGGCCAAGGCTGCACGCGGTGCAGACGCGGACGCTCTGGAAATCTACAAGCTCTCGGCCACAGACCGTTGA
- a CDS encoding ABC transporter substrate-binding protein, producing the protein MRAVSRWMLAAGAVAAIIAGASPSRAQQTIRVGWTIPAEESKYWMMRRPAEFPDIGKTYNIEWTQFQGTAPMTQALAAGALDCATQAPLSLANGVVGGNLKAYIVAQHVFEKPGGFSVYWAVMDDSPIKTMADLKGKTVGISVIGGGTQGPFNLLLKQNGIDPAKDIKLVEVGFAVSEDALRQGRVDAVNMNQPFAARAEAKGGTRKLFSLSQAMPNIVHILEACRADFVDKNPELVKAYVRDITSGMKKALANREETLKVVNEVLKAPIPVLETYLLKDNDFGRDPGAAPNFPAIQKMLDIYADTGMLPKLDVAQFKHPTIVAPLQ; encoded by the coding sequence ATGCGGGCAGTTTCGAGGTGGATGCTGGCAGCAGGGGCTGTGGCGGCCATAATCGCGGGCGCAAGCCCTTCACGGGCGCAGCAGACGATCCGCGTGGGCTGGACCATCCCGGCCGAGGAATCCAAATACTGGATGATGCGCAGGCCGGCCGAATTTCCCGATATCGGCAAGACCTATAACATCGAGTGGACCCAGTTTCAGGGCACCGCGCCGATGACGCAGGCCTTGGCGGCCGGCGCACTGGATTGCGCGACGCAGGCGCCGCTCTCGCTTGCCAACGGCGTGGTCGGCGGCAATCTCAAGGCCTACATCGTGGCGCAGCACGTCTTCGAGAAGCCCGGTGGCTTCTCGGTTTATTGGGCGGTCATGGATGACTCGCCGATCAAGACGATGGCAGATCTCAAGGGCAAGACGGTCGGCATTTCCGTCATCGGCGGCGGCACGCAAGGCCCGTTCAACCTGCTTCTGAAGCAGAACGGCATCGATCCGGCCAAGGACATCAAGCTGGTTGAGGTTGGTTTTGCCGTCTCCGAGGATGCGCTGCGTCAGGGCCGGGTCGATGCGGTCAACATGAACCAGCCCTTTGCGGCGCGAGCCGAGGCCAAGGGCGGCACAAGAAAACTGTTCTCGCTGTCGCAGGCCATGCCGAACATTGTGCACATCCTGGAAGCCTGCCGTGCCGATTTCGTCGACAAGAACCCGGAGTTGGTCAAAGCCTATGTCCGCGACATCACGTCGGGCATGAAGAAGGCGCTGGCGAATCGCGAAGAGACGTTGAAGGTTGTCAATGAGGTCTTGAAAGCGCCCATCCCGGTGCTCGAGACTTATCTGCTTAAGGACAATGATTTCGGTCGCGATCCCGGTGCGGCGCCGAATTTCCCGGCGATCCAGAAGATGCTCGACATCTACGCGGACACGGGAATGCTGCCGAAGCTGGATGTTGCGCAGTTCAAGCACCCGACGATCGTCGCGCCACTGCAATAG
- the ilvD gene encoding dihydroxy-acid dehydratase, whose protein sequence is MKKLRSRITTDGLDRAPHRAFMRAMGLDDAAIAKPMVGVVSMKGEQTPCNMTHDFQVAAAKTGIEEAGGTSREFSTISVSDGISMNHEGMKFSLFSRELIADSIEAVVHGLAYDALIGYGGCDKTLPGVMMGMVRCNVPSIFIYGGSSLPGRVDGRTLTVLDSYEAVGSFMTGEIDAATLERIERACLPTIGACAGQFTANTMGMVSEAMGLTIPNVSMVPGVYAERAQISRRAGRMIMEMLERGGPLPRDIVTRKSLENGAAIVAATGGSTNAALHLPAIANEAGIAFTIDDVGEVFARTPLIGNLRPGGKYTAKDVYDIGGAAVVIRELIQGGHIDGSCVTITGRTLAEEYGAANAPDGEVVYTARAPIMPDGGVAVLKGNLCPDGAVIKVAGLKSQFFEGVARVFEDEEACVAAVRDRSYEAGEVLVIRNEGPVGGPGMREMLGVTALIYGQGMGEKVALITDGRFSGATRGMCIGYVSPEAFVGGPLALVRDGDNIRIDAAGRRMDLLVDEQELAARRGDWKQRPPRHRAGALAKYARLVGQAPGGAVTHKGPAEWPWFD, encoded by the coding sequence ATGAAGAAGTTGCGATCACGGATAACGACTGACGGCCTCGACCGGGCTCCGCACCGCGCCTTCATGCGCGCCATGGGGCTGGACGACGCGGCCATTGCCAAGCCGATGGTGGGCGTTGTCAGCATGAAGGGCGAGCAGACGCCCTGCAATATGACTCACGATTTCCAGGTGGCCGCGGCCAAGACCGGAATCGAGGAAGCCGGCGGGACGTCGCGTGAATTCTCAACCATATCGGTGTCTGACGGCATCAGCATGAATCACGAGGGGATGAAGTTTTCGCTGTTCTCGCGAGAACTGATCGCCGATTCCATCGAGGCCGTCGTCCATGGCCTCGCTTACGACGCGCTGATCGGATACGGCGGATGCGACAAGACGCTTCCGGGCGTGATGATGGGCATGGTTCGTTGCAACGTGCCGTCGATCTTCATCTATGGCGGTAGTTCGCTGCCAGGCCGCGTGGATGGACGCACGCTAACCGTCCTCGACTCCTACGAGGCTGTTGGCAGCTTCATGACTGGAGAGATCGACGCTGCGACGCTCGAACGGATCGAGCGCGCCTGCCTGCCGACCATCGGCGCCTGCGCCGGTCAGTTCACTGCGAACACCATGGGGATGGTGTCGGAGGCGATGGGCCTGACCATTCCCAACGTGTCGATGGTGCCCGGCGTCTATGCCGAGCGCGCGCAGATATCACGCCGCGCTGGGCGGATGATCATGGAGATGCTCGAACGCGGCGGGCCGCTGCCGCGCGACATCGTGACGCGGAAATCTCTGGAAAATGGTGCCGCGATCGTTGCCGCCACGGGCGGATCGACCAATGCCGCGCTGCATCTGCCTGCGATCGCGAACGAAGCCGGCATTGCGTTCACGATCGATGATGTCGGCGAGGTCTTTGCCAGGACCCCGCTGATCGGAAACCTGCGACCGGGGGGCAAATACACGGCGAAGGATGTTTACGACATCGGCGGTGCGGCCGTTGTGATCCGCGAGTTGATTCAAGGCGGGCATATCGATGGTAGCTGCGTGACCATCACGGGCCGTACGCTCGCGGAAGAATATGGCGCGGCCAACGCGCCCGATGGCGAAGTTGTTTACACGGCGCGCGCGCCGATCATGCCCGATGGTGGTGTGGCGGTTCTGAAGGGCAATCTCTGTCCCGATGGCGCCGTCATCAAAGTCGCGGGCCTGAAGAGCCAGTTCTTCGAGGGCGTGGCGCGCGTCTTCGAGGATGAGGAGGCTTGCGTCGCGGCTGTTCGTGACCGCAGCTACGAGGCTGGCGAGGTTTTGGTGATCCGCAATGAGGGGCCGGTCGGTGGTCCCGGCATGCGCGAGATGCTCGGCGTCACTGCGCTGATCTACGGCCAGGGCATGGGCGAGAAGGTGGCTCTGATCACCGATGGACGGTTCTCCGGTGCCACGCGCGGCATGTGTATTGGCTATGTGTCGCCCGAAGCGTTCGTCGGTGGCCCGCTGGCGCTTGTTCGCGATGGCGACAATATCCGGATTGACGCCGCAGGCCGCCGGATGGACCTGCTGGTCGACGAGCAGGAACTCGCTGCACGCCGAGGCGATTGGAAGCAACGCCCGCCGCGTCATCGCGCAGGTGCGCTGGCAAAATATGCGCGTCTGGTCGGCCAGGCACCGGGTGGAGCGGTCACGCATAAGGGACCGGCGGAGTGGCCGTGGTTTGACTGA
- a CDS encoding ABC transporter ATP-binding protein, with product MKVVPSRSSEWVRPVTSRKPASAIIEIDRVSQVFQTSARKDHLALSDISLTIEEGAFVSILGPSGCGKSTLLYIVGGFVSPTSGAATMKGQAITGPGPDRGPVFQEFALFPWKTVLGNVMYGPRQQGVRAAEAEAQSHALIEMVGLKGYENFYPKELSGGMKQRVALARTLAYHPEVLLMDEPFGALDAHTRTRLQNDLLSIWERDRKTVLFVTHSVDEAVFLSDKVVMMSKSPGRIREIIDINLPRPRRRNELLLDSRYQKYVVDIERMFDEVDESGPPS from the coding sequence ATGAAGGTAGTGCCTTCGAGATCGAGCGAATGGGTGAGACCGGTGACATCGCGAAAGCCGGCTTCTGCAATCATCGAGATCGACCGCGTCTCGCAGGTCTTCCAGACCTCGGCGCGCAAGGATCATTTGGCGCTATCGGATATTTCCTTGACGATCGAGGAGGGGGCGTTCGTCTCCATCCTGGGGCCGTCCGGCTGTGGCAAGTCGACGCTGCTTTACATCGTGGGTGGTTTCGTCAGCCCGACCAGCGGCGCGGCGACGATGAAGGGACAGGCGATCACGGGCCCGGGGCCGGATCGCGGGCCGGTGTTCCAGGAGTTCGCGCTGTTTCCATGGAAGACCGTGCTGGGCAATGTGATGTATGGCCCGCGCCAGCAGGGCGTGCGAGCCGCAGAGGCAGAAGCGCAGAGCCACGCGTTGATCGAAATGGTCGGGCTCAAGGGTTACGAGAACTTCTATCCCAAGGAGCTCTCGGGTGGCATGAAGCAGCGCGTCGCGTTGGCCCGGACGCTCGCCTACCATCCCGAAGTCCTGTTGATGGACGAGCCGTTCGGCGCGCTCGATGCGCACACCCGGACGCGCCTCCAGAACGATCTCCTGAGTATCTGGGAGCGTGACCGCAAGACGGTGCTGTTCGTCACCCACTCGGTCGATGAAGCCGTGTTCCTGTCGGACAAGGTCGTGATGATGTCGAAGTCCCCCGGGCGTATCCGGGAGATCATCGATATCAATCTGCCGCGGCCGCGGCGCCGCAACGAGCTGTTGCTCGATTCGCGCTACCAGAAATACGTCGTCGACATCGAGCGTATGTTCGATGAGGTCGACGAGAGCGGACCACCGTCATGA
- a CDS encoding ABC transporter permease, with the protein MIWPAALLKRGAPVLACIGLLAVWQVASLALKNDSFPTALESIRAIPDILSDKESLINILASLRRMAIGFGIAVLVSIPLGLLMGRSRAVAAFFNPLLMVIYPVPKAALMPIIMLWLGVGDITKTLVIFLGVSLPVIYHSFEGAKAVEEKMLWSGAAMGLSSLQRLVRIVLPAALPEILTGCRTGLVLALITMITSEMIARQSGAGNILFNALDMGQYDTVYAMIIIVGAMGICLDAIFERVRARLVRWSEPQFDMPLSFS; encoded by the coding sequence ATGATCTGGCCGGCGGCCTTGCTGAAACGTGGTGCGCCGGTGCTTGCCTGCATCGGATTGCTGGCGGTGTGGCAGGTCGCGTCGCTCGCACTGAAGAACGATAGTTTTCCGACGGCGCTCGAGTCGATTCGCGCAATCCCGGATATCCTCAGTGACAAGGAGTCCCTGATCAATATCCTGGCCTCGCTCCGCCGCATGGCGATCGGGTTCGGCATCGCGGTGCTGGTTTCGATTCCGCTGGGACTGTTGATGGGCCGAAGCCGGGCAGTCGCAGCCTTCTTCAATCCGCTGCTGATGGTGATCTATCCGGTGCCGAAGGCCGCGCTGATGCCGATCATCATGCTGTGGCTCGGCGTCGGTGACATCACCAAGACGCTGGTGATCTTCCTCGGCGTCAGCCTTCCGGTGATCTATCACAGTTTCGAAGGCGCCAAGGCCGTCGAGGAGAAGATGCTGTGGTCGGGCGCGGCGATGGGGCTTTCGTCCTTGCAGCGCCTGGTCCGGATCGTGTTGCCGGCCGCGCTTCCCGAGATCCTGACCGGGTGCCGCACCGGCCTGGTACTGGCGTTGATCACGATGATCACCAGCGAGATGATCGCACGCCAATCGGGCGCAGGAAACATCCTCTTCAACGCGCTCGACATGGGTCAATACGACACGGTCTACGCGATGATCATCATCGTCGGGGCGATGGGCATCTGTCTCGATGCGATCTTCGAGCGCGTCCGCGCAAGGCTCGTGCGCTGGTCCGAGCCTCAGTTCGACATGCCGCTGAGTTTCTCATGA
- a CDS encoding ABC transporter permease, protein MMPRPLSVNVVFGLAPIVLVIALWQGLVSFGFAPAVLLPPPGIVFSRLLQQLVTWTFQQEIAATLIRLFAGFAIAVVLGVSIGIAAAASPAINAIVRPIVRVLAPLPKVALYPALLLLLGFGHGSKITLVTADALFPILLSTYYGASMVEQKLIWSAMAAGTPRYELLFKVVLPAAMPSILTGCRIGLVISCIVVFLAEMITSTDGLGHVLVTAARTFQAVDMFVPLITISLLGLILNALLGALRSYLLRGFPEA, encoded by the coding sequence ATGATGCCCCGTCCTCTCTCAGTAAACGTCGTCTTTGGGCTCGCGCCAATCGTGCTGGTGATCGCGCTATGGCAGGGCCTGGTGTCATTCGGCTTCGCGCCCGCGGTTTTGCTGCCGCCGCCGGGCATCGTCTTCAGCCGGCTGCTCCAGCAGCTCGTGACATGGACGTTTCAGCAGGAGATCGCGGCGACCCTGATCCGGTTGTTCGCCGGCTTCGCGATCGCAGTCGTGCTTGGCGTCAGCATCGGCATTGCGGCCGCTGCCAGCCCGGCGATCAACGCCATTGTTCGGCCAATCGTGCGGGTGCTGGCACCATTGCCGAAAGTCGCGCTCTATCCGGCGCTATTGCTGCTGCTTGGTTTCGGCCACGGGTCGAAAATCACGCTGGTGACCGCGGATGCGCTCTTTCCCATTCTGTTGTCCACCTACTATGGGGCTTCTATGGTTGAGCAGAAGCTGATCTGGTCGGCTATGGCAGCGGGAACGCCGCGCTATGAACTCCTGTTCAAGGTCGTCTTGCCGGCGGCGATGCCGTCGATCCTGACCGGGTGCCGGATCGGTCTTGTCATTTCCTGTATCGTGGTGTTTTTGGCTGAGATGATCACATCGACGGACGGCTTGGGGCATGTGCTGGTCACGGCGGCCCGCACCTTCCAGGCGGTCGATATGTTCGTACCCTTGATCACGATCTCGCTGCTAGGGTTGATCCTGAATGCCTTGTTGGGCGCGCTGAGGTCGTACCTCTTGCGGGGCTTCCCCGAAGCGTGA
- a CDS encoding peptidase M29, with protein MLADRIEAKWIDAFCEIFERCAVKAGDTAAILSETQSRALNVHLAELALLRMGAKPFHVVMPTPRNRNIVPVRSTGASEAIQKLGPVITALQQAGFVVDCTIEGLMHAAETPEILKAGARILVISNEHPEALERMVPDPALENRVRAAAKMLRGTKRMRVTSKAGTALDVDMVGASTVGVWGWTDKPGTLAHWPGGIVVSFPKSGTINGTLVMAPGDINLTFKRYLTSPVKMTLKDDYVVELEGEGTDAAMMRAYLAAWGDREAYAVSHVGFGMNPAARYEALSMYDQRDTNGTEIRAVSGNFLFSTGANEFAGRYTAGHFDLPMMGTTIELDDVAVVREGVLQDVFG; from the coding sequence ATGCTGGCTGATCGTATCGAGGCAAAGTGGATCGACGCGTTTTGCGAGATCTTTGAGCGATGCGCGGTCAAGGCCGGCGACACCGCGGCGATCCTCTCGGAAACCCAGTCGCGCGCCCTTAATGTGCATCTGGCGGAACTCGCTCTGCTGCGAATGGGAGCAAAACCGTTTCACGTCGTCATGCCGACGCCGCGTAACCGCAACATCGTTCCGGTCCGCTCAACCGGCGCCAGCGAAGCGATCCAAAAGCTTGGGCCTGTCATCACTGCGCTTCAGCAAGCTGGCTTCGTGGTCGATTGCACCATCGAAGGCCTGATGCACGCGGCGGAGACGCCCGAGATACTGAAGGCCGGCGCGCGGATTCTGGTGATCTCCAACGAGCATCCTGAGGCGCTGGAGCGGATGGTGCCGGACCCGGCGCTGGAGAATCGCGTTCGCGCCGCGGCAAAGATGCTGCGTGGGACCAAGCGGATGCGGGTCACTTCGAAGGCCGGCACGGCGCTCGATGTGGACATGGTCGGCGCTTCGACGGTCGGCGTGTGGGGTTGGACCGACAAACCCGGCACGCTGGCGCATTGGCCGGGCGGCATCGTCGTCAGCTTTCCAAAGAGCGGGACGATCAATGGCACGCTGGTGATGGCCCCTGGCGACATCAATCTCACATTCAAGCGTTACCTGACATCGCCGGTGAAGATGACGTTGAAAGACGATTACGTGGTCGAGCTGGAAGGCGAGGGCACGGATGCTGCCATGATGCGCGCCTATCTCGCGGCCTGGGGCGATCGGGAGGCTTATGCCGTGTCGCATGTCGGCTTCGGCATGAACCCCGCTGCGCGCTACGAGGCGCTGTCAATGTATGACCAGCGCGACACCAACGGCACCGAGATCCGCGCCGTCTCTGGCAATTTTCTGTTCTCGACCGGTGCCAATGAGTTTGCCGGCCGTTATACCGCAGGCCATTTCGACCTGCCAATGATGGGAACGACGATCGAGCTCGATGACGTCGCGGTGGTGCGGGAAGGCGTGCTTCAGGACGTCTTCGGCTAG